Part of the Candidatus Methanogranum gryphiswaldense genome, GATCTGCAAGAGGGACGAATGCGGTCGCATAGTCAAATTCAGATGAGAGCCATCAAACCCCCGGATAGATACTTGACAATTAATCACGGCAAACTGACCGTGAAGGTCCCGATGAACATGTTCAAAGGGACCACTGGTATTTTAGATGAGGAAAGAGCGATACCTTTTAAAAAAGTGCTAAAAGAAAGGTATCCGTGGCTCACGGATAATTCATTGGATGTTCTCATCAGAAAAGCTAAAGAAGAGTACATTAGGACCGTCGACAACGAATCGAAAGGACGTTTGGTGGCAAAAGACCTAGAATCAAAAGGGAAAAATGAAGAGGCTCTAGCTCATCTCAAAAAACATATTGAGGCCGATCCAAACGATGCGGATTCCTGGTATGCACTCGGAGACCTGCTCTGTAAAATGGGACGTGCAGAAGAAGGCTACAAAGCTTATGCACGCGGAAGGGAATTATTCTGAGAACAGATCATTGATCGCATCAACAACTTCTGGTACGGTGGCACCCCACGGAACGATGACAAGATTGCCGTTCCTTGTATGTCCTTCCTTAACCTTGCAGCATTTTACAATTGTCCTGATTCCATCCAAAGGAACATTGTCCATAGGACAGACATTTATGAATTTCGGATGGGTGCCATATAGTGATTCAAATATTCTATCTGATAGATTGCATCCTATGAGCGTCACTTCATGCTTGAGTGTTGGTGCCTCGTCCAAGAAATAGAATGGTATTTCTGCCTTCAAATTAGAAACCCTGCAAGGGAACATTACTGCCTCTGTGTCTACATCCTTTACACGATCTGCCATGTCTATGTCGATCTTTTCCGTCACTATGGGATGATCAACGAAACCAGATGCCAGAGCAATATCCACCAATACCCCCAGCTTCGAAGGTGATGGGGGAACATTGTCGATAACCCTTAGTTTCAAAGGTTCTATGTCCTTTATGAAATTGATATGGGAGAACATGCCACAGACCACAACCGTCTTTCCAGGATACAATACCTGCACCCTTGCCAAGGCCGGAGCGTTCAATACATCCAATCCGGGGTCCTCGTGATAGACCGTATCTACTGGTAAAGACACAATCTCATAAGCGGACAGATTCTGAAAAAGCTCTTTATTACCAACCTTCTCGATCATTATGACCGCTATGTCTTTACCGTTACGAAGAACAAGATATTCTGTCCTTTTGTATGCCTTCCAGCCTACCATCAGATCTGTTATGCCTTCAATGGTCAACGGTACAGTAACATCGCGAAGAGACACGTCCTTACAATGCATGAAAGCATGAATGGTCTGACAGTTATAATTGTGTGTGCAAACACAATCGCCAAAAATAATATTCTACGGACCTTTGTGTCATCAACACACATCCTCATTTCACAGGCCACAATATGATAACGCCAGATAGTTGATGATGTGACTTCAGCTACCCTAAATCTTTTAATATACCCAATCTATCGGGTAGGTTAAGTCGGGATAACACAGAGGCTATGTGGCGGACTGCAGATCCGCATACGGGGGTTCGATCCCCTCTCCCGACTCCACATATTATCTTTTTCACGATTCTTTAACTTGGATCGTTCGATCATTACTAAGTTTGAATAAGACAAATATTTTATCTATTTGGACAATTGGCTGAATCTATAATGAAACTATGATAAAAAATAGATAAAAACCATCGATAACGTACCAATTTGTACATCCATTTTCAAAAGCTTTATAAAGTCTTTATAAATAAGCCCTGTTGGTGAAACGTTGGCTAAAATGAATATCGAGAATGTTGTTGCCTCCACCTCGCTTGGACAAGAGCTCAACCTTAATGCAATTGAGGATGCCCTTGACGGAGCAGAATACAACCCTCAGCAGTTCCCCGGACTTGTTTACAGATTGAAAGAACCTAAAACCGCAACTCTTCTATTCAGGAGCGGAAAGGTCGTCTGTACCGGCGCAAAAAGCCTTGACGATGTTAAAGTTGCCATAAGCAAAGTAGCGAAGGACCTTGAGAAGGCCAACATCAAGATCAGCATCGAACCTAAGATTGAAGTTCAGAATATTGTCGCATCATCCGATCTTGAGCAGGAGATCAACTTAAACACGGTCGCCATAACGCTCGGACTCGAAAAGGTCGAATATGAACCAGAACAGTTCCCTGGACTCGTATACAGGCTTGATGACCCCAAGGTCGTCGTACTTCTCTTCGGATCCGGAAAGATGGTCTGCACAGGTGCCAAAGTACCTGAAGACGTCGTCCGTGCCGTTGACAAGATCGCCGCAGAACTTAGATCCGCAAGCCTCATGGCCTAAATACGATCTGAGAAACTTCTTCCCTTCAATTTACTTTTTCGCAAACTGCGACAAATTCTTTTTTGAATTACAATTTTATTATCGATAATCGATAAATATCACAATTAGGAAATTTTTTCAAAAACAGACAGAAGCTTTTATATTTATAAATAAACATCGTCAAATATGTTCTGCCCAAAATGCGGAAAGCATGTTGAAAAGGAGGGAACGAAGTTCTGTACCGAGTGCGGCTATCAATTGCCGTTCGTCTCACAGTCGCAATATGCGACTTCAGATGAATCTAGGTCAAACCCTGACACTAATGCGGAAGGACACCAAGAACCTATCCAAATCGGCAATTCATATACCACCCAACCATCGATGGATAGGTGGGCCGAGCGCAACAATGCGCCTAAATACATTGCGCCTAGACCGATAAGTTCGGTACAGGTGAAAAAGAAATCAAAAAACAAGACCGCTGCTGTATTAGTGGCCATGTTGATGATAATGACCGCAGTAGCGATTGTTGTGATCGATAACAATGGTTCTGATGATAGTAGTTCTGATGATAGCGGAAGCAGTACTATCATAGTTGGTCAATCAATAGGTGACTATACGGTCACATACAACGGAGCCTTTGAATCTGAAATCTTCACGTATACAGAAACGACATATGATATGGATGATGACGGTGATGAAGAAACTTGTCTCATGATCTCACTTTCAGAGAGTTATGCCTCGAACTACGAATATTACGTTTGGAAAGTATATGACGAAAGCAGCACAACATACATCGCATACGTATACACATCTGATGGCTGGGTTGAATACATGTATTACAGTTCTAGCTACGACTACACCTTCACTGCCTATTCGGGATCCACAGTTGCAAAGAGCGAGGCATGTCTATACTGGAGCGGATACATAGCCGGAAGTTACGTGATCAGCGTGACTTGCTACGAATCAGAAAGCGACTACACCAGTTCCACATACAACTGGTCTTCATCGAAAGGTACCACTTACAGTGGAGACCTACGCCTTGACGGAGATATAACTACCGAATACACCTGGACATATGACGGCAACTCATACGAACTCACTGTGACATACACATACGAGGAATTCGAATATTACCACAATCTAACTACTACTAGGGACAACTCAAAAAGTTCATCCAATGTAACAAATTTTGTGATAGTAGACGATACTATATCGAGCATAGCCAGTCAACTCCAGGAGAAATACCAAGAAATATACGGATCCGATGCAAGTCTGAGCGGACAATCTTTCGCAAACTTTGTACTGGCATTCGTACAATGTTGCTATTATTATCCGGCATTCAACGACTACTATGCAGCAGATATGGTCGTGTATGGAAGCGACGAATATTACGCGTACCCCCTAGAAACCATATTTTATGGAATGGGAGACTGCGAAGATACATCTATACTCGCAGCAGCGATCTACGAGTCGTGCGGTTACGATGTCGCGATAGGGCTGATATCCAATACCTATACCTCTTCGGGTCAAACAGTAACCGTAGGTCATGCGATCGTAGGAGTTGCATTAGATTCTTACAACACCCCATCATACAACAGCAGTAACTACGAAATACTATCTCAGACCGTGAACGGTGTAACCTATTACGGCGGAGAAACAACTTCGGACAGTTATTATGCATTAGGTGTCATAACAAAGGGTTATGCGTCGAGCATAGGCACGTATTACGGTACTATACTTTGTGGATTCTATGTTGTAAATTGAATTTCGTTGAAAACTTTTTAAAAACCATTTTTATATTATCAACCTAAATTCATCATAACACAGATTTTATAACATTGCTTGAAATTGTTTAGTTACTTTGATACCTGTTTCTTCGCATACTTACATAGATACAGAAAAATTATCAGATATAAAATTTCAACAGAAATTACATCTTCTTGAAACCGCGGAACATCCATTGTCCTATCGATTTTGTCGCATATCTGATAGTACCCACTCTGCCTCTGCTATTACTGTCGACAGAAACCCTGTTATTCATCATATGGTCCAAAACCTCCTGCCATGTAGTGAGGCCATCTGGGAACTCAGCATATCCAGAACCTATCCTTGGAGGAGTGTGTGCATCGCTTCCTGCGGATATGGGCTTACCTATCTTTGATGCAAGTTTCTCGGACCTTCTATTCGCGTTATGAACGGACCTTGCATTTCTTGCCTCTGTCCCATCAAAACCATATTGCAAGGTATTCTTTTCTCCCAGACCCGACCACCATCTGTATGGATGAGCGACAAAAGCATACCCGCCCGCCTCGTGTATCGCATCTATCGTATCCTGAATGCTGAGGCCGCTAGGTATCTCTTTATCGATCCCAAAAGCAAGAATGTGCCCCTCTTTCGAGGACACCTCCTCACCAGGGATTATTATTATTTTTCCGTTGTCCTTTACGTCGAAATAGGCCTTGAAATTGTTATGGTCGGTTATGGCCACACAACCCAATCCGATCTCTATAGCTCTATCTACTATCTCTTGTGGCGTTGATTTTCCATCATTAGAATAGCATGAATGAACATGGAGATCTGCCTTCATCTTACACCAGCACCATCTAGTATCTCGCTCTCAACAGTAGCTACACAGCTCTTTCCGTCACCAAGAGGCAATATGCGATCCCCATCGATAACGGCCGCGACACGTTCTGGCGAACCAGCAGGTAACTCGATCGTTTCTTTAGATGCCAAGAATATGCCTTCCTTGACACTGGACACCACCATCTTGGTCTTCTGGAAATCCTTATACTCGATGGTCGCAGATGAATTCTGTAGCCCACAGTTTATTCTGGTACCAACAGGAACATCGCTTGAAGGTTTCAGTAACAACACCGAATGACCTCCTATCTCCTCGTCATCTGCTGCCAACAACATTCCAGATGACATTATTCCGCGAAGCTTAGCTGGTTTAAGGTTGGAAACAACGAACACCTTACGATTCAGCATCTGGTCCTTTGAATAGAATGCCTTGAGTCCCGCAACGATCTGTCTTGGCTCATCCTCGCCGATGTCCACCTTTAGCAGGTAGAGCTTGTCCGCATCCGGATGATCATTGACACTAACGATGTGCCCGACACGGAGATCTAACATCCTGAATGCAGAAAAAGGCCCAGTGATGATCTTTTCGCTCTCTGGTTTCTTATCATCTTTCTTATCGACCTCATCCTTCGGGATCTCCACCTTACTGTAGACTGGCATAGGTTCTTTGAGTGCCTGACCTACCGGCAAGGGAGAAAGGATATCATATCCTGCCTTCTCAATGCTGCCTTCATATCCCAGATATTCCCAGATCTTCTGAGAGGATATGGGCATGAACGGCCAACACATTATGCTCAATGCCTTTACGATCCTGAGAAGATTGTTCATGACCTTCCCACACTGAATCTTGTCCTGCTTTATCAAGGCCCATGGCTTCATTGAATCGAAATATCTGTTTCCGAACCTTGCAAGTTCCATGGCCGCCTTAAGTCCCTTCTTGAAATCACATCTCGAGAGGCAGTCATCGTATTCATCGAATGCTGCTTTTATCGCATCGGTAACTTCTTTGGCCTCATCATCAGACAAAGCCTCTGGAATGGAACTGAAATTCTTCTGCGTGAAGCTCAGACATCTATGATAGTAATTACCAAGTGCAGCAACGAGTTCCGAATTGACCTTTACTTGGAAATCATCCCAAGAGAATTCTGAATCATGTGTATCTGGCATATTTATAGAAAGATAGTATCTGACCGCATCCGCATCATATTTCTGTAGAACCGACGGCACATCGATCGCTCCCCCGCGACTCTTCGAAAGCTTGCCGCCATTGAACATCAAATATTCATTTGCTGGTATATCGTATGGTAGATTCAGATTGCCTATTCCCATGAGTATGGCAGGCCAGATTATTGAATGAAATGGAATATTGTCCTTACCTATGAAATAGTAATGTCTAACATCTGGGTCTTGCCAATATTCCTTCCAAAGATCGGGTTTGCCTATCATCTTCGAATACTCTACAGATGCACTTAGGTATCCGATCACGGCTTCGAACCAGACATAGATGACCTTATCGTCCCATCCATTGACAGGTATGGGTATCCCCCATGACATATCCCTTGTGATCGCACGGTCATGCAGACCATCCTTCAGCCAATTGGTGGTGAATGCATTGACATTTGACCTCCAATATGTCTTATCGTCTAAGAATTCCAAAAGTGGTTTCTCGAACGCACTCAATTTTAAGAAATATTGTTGAGACGGCCTTACTTCTGGCTCACCATTACAATGGATACAGTGCGCTTTAAGAAGGTCTCCAGGTTCAAAGGTCGTTCCACAACTGTCACATTGATCACTGCGGACATTCTCTGCTCCGCACTTAGGACACGTTCCCTCTACATATCTATCTGGAAGGAAACGTGCACACTTCGGACAATAATACTGCTGGGTCTCTTCTGAATAGAGGTATCCCTTTGCAAGAAGATCTTTGAATATACTTTGAACGACCTCTATATGTGTCTGACAATGGGTCTTATTGAATAATGAATATTCTATGTTAAGATCCTCTATCGCTTTCTTATTGATGGCATGATATCTCTCAGCTATGACCTCGGGTGTAACTCCCTCTTTTTCGGCTGTCACCGTTATAGGTGTACCGTGCTGGTCGGAACCACCGACCATGAGGACCTCATTACCTTTCAGACGATTATATCTGCTGAATATGTCCGGAGGCAAGAGAGAACCTGCAACATGCCCCAAATGTATGGGGCCGTTTGCGTAGGGCCACGCGATGTTGATACATACTTTTGACATTTAAACCGTCAACTTGATTGTTGATAAGAGTAATAAAAGTATTGAACCCCGATCTTCATTAAATATCGATTTAAATGGAAATATACGATGATTTCTCCTTTCTGGCAAGCATAAGATCAAGAATGCCTACTATTTCAAAAAAAGAAAATGTTGCATACTGAAAGATTTACAATACCGACCCATGGCCCATCATCATTGAGATATGGTTACAGCAGGCCTGTCCCTTGGTTCCAAACTTTTAATTGCGGTGCGCGCAAGATACCACATCAAGGCTCCCCCTAATATTTCGACCACTGTCAGAACCAACCATAAACCTGTAAGGGTGCCAATCAAGAATGTGACCGATACGAACGCCACTGTTAATAAGACATTTCTGATGAATGAGGACCACATGGAAACAATGGAACGTCCGATTGCTTGGAGCACAGACGAACCGACGAATATCATCCCCATGATAGGAAGAGAGATGAATAGGATACGGGTAAGATTTACCATCTCCCCGTGGAACGCTTGCATATCAGAAGCATATGTGAACAGCGAGGCTATCGGCTCTGCGAATATTATCACGATGATGGCCAAAATAGTCAATATCATTAGGGAGAATTTTGTTGAGAAATCGAATGCTTGCTTGATCATATCGTATCTCTTCATTCCAAATTCCGCCGAACAAGCAGATACCATCGCACCACCAACTGCCTGCGCCGGTATAAGTGCCAGATACATTATTCTCCACACAGAGGTGTATATGGCCATGACTCCTGAGGACGCCACTGCGATTATACAGAGGTTGTATACGATATTGAAAAGTGACATCAGACACAATTCTGCAGATTGGGGTATACCAACCACAAGTATCTCGTGCATCCTAATAGCACTGAATTTAAGGTCCTTCAATCTCATCGTGAGATACGTTCCTTTCTGAGCTATGAACCAATATATTCCCACGATGATCGATATCGAGAATGCTATTACTGTCGCCCATGCGGCACCTGATACACCCATTCCAAATCCATAGATCAGAATTGGATCCAATATCATATTGATGACAGCTGCCAGAACCTGTATGTACATCGATCTTTTAGCAGCACCCTCTCCCCTCAGGATACCAGACATCATACAGCTCATCATCAGGACGATCGAGCATAGATAGATCGGTACCGCATATGCCATGGAATCTTCGATCGTTCCCGCGGCACCTATCAATCTCAATACTGGTTCAGCGGTAAGTAGTAACAACGGCGTCATGATCAAAGCGATTATGATCACGAGTAATATCGCCTGCATTGCCAGACGCTCTGCGTTCTCTTTTCTATGCATTCCTATATTGCGTGCTATGGCAGCGGATGCCCCGATGGCCATTCCATTGCCCAACCCCAATATTACTGAATAAATAGGGCCCACAAGCCCCAATGCCGCCATCGGACCTGAACCCAATCCCGTAACCCAAAGAATATTGATGATACTGCTGCTCTGTTGGACAAGCAACGTGACCGCTATCGGTATAGAAAGATACTTGATCGCTTTCTTAGGATCGCCAAGCATCATATTGACCTCTTTGGTCTCCGTTGCCTCCATATTGTGGGGTCATACTCGTACGATATTTGATTTTATCTCCATCGATCTACCTTAAAAGTTAAATCATTGGTCAATATAGTCCGGTGCATGAGGATAGCGGTGGTATTGCATGACAGATGTCAAAGCAGGAAATGCAATCACGAATGCGAAAAATTCTGCCCCCTGATAAGAACAGGAATAGAATGCATAACATGGGGAGAAAGAGGGAAACCGATAATCTCGGAGGCCCTGTGTCAAGGTTGCGGTATCTGCATCAACAAATGCCAATTCGACGCTATCAAGATAATCGGTCTTGCAGATGAACTCAAGACAGAACTAATCCATCAATATGGAGAGAATTCGTTCCGCTTATACAGACTTCCGATCCCCAAAAAAGGATTCATAACCGGTATTCTTGGACCCAATGGGATAGGAAAAACCACGGCCGTCAAGATACTATCTGGCATAGAAATACCTAATCTTGGAAAATTCAATAATCCCCCGTCGAAAGAAGAGGTCCTCAAATATTTTGCAGGTACCGACCTCCATGACTATCTTGTCGGCGTATATGCTGGAAACACAAAGGTGGCGATGAAACCGCAGTACGTGGACAAACTTCCTCAATCTGTGAAGGGTGTTGTCCGTGATCTCCTTGGAAAAGTACAAGAAAGAATGACCTTGGAACAGGCCGCTGATGCCTTCGATCTCACAGAGGTCCTGGACAGGGAACTGGACAAACTTTCTGGAGGAGAACTGCAAAGATTGGCCATGGCTGCCACAATGATGAAAGACGCAGATGTCTACTTCTTCGATGAACCGACATCGTATCTGGACATATACCAGAGAGTAAAAATGGCAAGGCTCATCAAGACACTTGCAACAGACAAACAGGTCGTGGTCATTGAGCACGATCTCGCGATATTAGATTATCTGGCAGACAATGTGAGCGTTGTCTACGGTTCTGAGGGTGCGTACGGTGTGTTCACCTTGGCAAGACAGGTCAGAACTGCAATAAACGTATATTTGGACGGGTACCTGCCCGAGGAAAATATAAGATTCAGGGACAGACCTATCGAATTCGAAGCCTCCCCGCCAAGAACAGATTGGAATACCGCCAACCTAGTTGAATTCGATCACATAAGGAAGGATTTCGGAGAGTTCGAATTGGATGTGAGCAAAGGAGCCGTCAAGATCGGTGAATCGGTCGGTATAGTGGGTCCTAATGCCACAGGAAAGACAACATTTGTGAAAATGCTTGCAGGGGTCATCGAACCAGACGAGGGGAAACTGGACACATTATTAAAGGTGGCATATAAACCTCAATACATCTCCAACGATATGGAGGGTACAGTGCAAGATGTCCTATATGCCAACGCTTACGAGACCGTTATAAGTAATTTCTTCCAGGGAGAGGTCATCACCCCACTGGGAATTAAGAATCTCATGGATAAGGATCTAAAGAATCTATCGGGAGGAGAGCTTCAGAGAGTTGCTATAACATTATGTCTGGCAAAAGATGCAGATATCTATCTTTTCGATGAACCCTCTGCATACCTTGACTCCAACCAGAGAATGAATGCTGCCAAGACCATAAGAAGGATGATGGAGAAATCCGGGCGCAGCGCGATGATCGTGGACCACGACATATATTTCCTTGACATGGTCTCAGATTCCATGATGGTCTTCGGAGGAGAACCAGGACATCACGGTATCGGAGAGGGACCGTTCGATATGAGGATAGGAATGAACAAATTCCTTTCCGCTGTAGATATAACGTTCAGAAGAGATACTGAAACTCACAGACCCAGAATAAATAAACCTGATTCCAGACTCGACAGGGAACAGAAATCCAAAGGCGAATACTATTACGCTTGACCTGTTACATTAAACAGTATCTTTCAACATACGGCCAACGTTATATGTTTCAAACGAGACCCTTGTTGATTTGATACTGTGATCTTTGATTAGGGGTGGGTCAAACAATACCAGACTTAAGCTCTGGAAATATTACCATCGACACTATGTATGCCGAATATACACTCACGAGCAGAACACCGTCTTTTTTAGTGATCTTGTTTCTACTTCTTATCATGATGAACATTAGTGCTGCGAACAATATCATCACGGGTATGTGGAATGCCACTCTGAACCAAAATAGAAAAGGATCATACCGGTGGGTATACCCCAAAACTCCCATACCGCGATGATAATATATCAAAAAAGTATGTGTTACATTCTATTGACCGCGCCGCGAATACGTTTAAATTAAATACAACCATCGAACTCTCAGACCATGGACTGTATGGGAAGGGCAGACACACATGTACACACCTATTATTCCGGATTCAGTCAGCTGAGCGTACTTAAATTTCCTGAATCGACAACACCACCTGAAAAACAGGTGGATTGTGCCAGAAAGAATGGCATTAATGTCCTTTGCATTACGGACCACAACGAAGTGGCCGGTGGATTTGTAGCTCAGAAATATGCCAAGCAATTCAATGATATCGAAGTGGTCGTCGGAGATGAGATAATGACATCTGACGGCGAGATAATTGGATTCGGCTTAACAGAATATGTCAAACCTTTTATGACGATCGAAGAGACCGTAGACGTCATAAGAGAACAAGGGGCGCTCACCATTGCACCACATCCTTTCAGTTTTCATGTCCGTGGCCTCAAAGAAAAAATATTCGACATAGATCTGGATGCATTCGAGGTCATAAACGGTGGCCATCCCGACAAATATTCCAATCATTTCGCGCAGATGGTCATGGATAAATTCCCTGGAAGATGGGCCCCTATTTCAGCAAGCGATGGACACTCCAACTTTACAGTGGGATATAATTGGACTGAATTCGAAGGCAACACCGCCGACGACCTGAGAAAGGCCATAATAAACAAGACGACGGTTCCAAAAGGTAAGCCTTCACCGGTTCTAAGTGAAGTGCAATGGAGCTATGAGGTGGTCATCGGCGGACAAAAACTGATGTCCAAAGCCCTAAGAAGGAAACTCGAACCAATTGAAAATAATGCACTGATCGATAAAATACTCAGCCTGCCAGATCTAAAAAATGCGACAGGCATATTTGGCGGCTTAATGTACTGCATGCCGCCAATACCGTTCATAGCCACATTCCTCAGCACATCATACCTGAAACTGAATGCCATGCGCATGAATGCAGATGCACAGGACAGACTTGAAGAAATTGCAAAGATCATAGAAGGAAAAGACGAAACAGTAAAAAATGTCGTCGATGATTTACATGCATGACACATTCGATATAAAATTTTACAAAGTATGCGTTTGTATTCCGAAAGAATACTCTGAAGAATTAATGGACTCTGTGACAGACATAGCTAGACCTATGTATCCAGGATATGACAGGGTATTTTTAACTGCTCCTGTGACAAGCACATGGAGAACATTGGA contains:
- the metG gene encoding methionine--tRNA ligase → MSKVCINIAWPYANGPIHLGHVAGSLLPPDIFSRYNRLKGNEVLMVGGSDQHGTPITVTAEKEGVTPEVIAERYHAINKKAIEDLNIEYSLFNKTHCQTHIEVVQSIFKDLLAKGYLYSEETQQYYCPKCARFLPDRYVEGTCPKCGAENVRSDQCDSCGTTFEPGDLLKAHCIHCNGEPEVRPSQQYFLKLSAFEKPLLEFLDDKTYWRSNVNAFTTNWLKDGLHDRAITRDMSWGIPIPVNGWDDKVIYVWFEAVIGYLSASVEYSKMIGKPDLWKEYWQDPDVRHYYFIGKDNIPFHSIIWPAILMGIGNLNLPYDIPANEYLMFNGGKLSKSRGGAIDVPSVLQKYDADAVRYYLSINMPDTHDSEFSWDDFQVKVNSELVAALGNYYHRCLSFTQKNFSSIPEALSDDEAKEVTDAIKAAFDEYDDCLSRCDFKKGLKAAMELARFGNRYFDSMKPWALIKQDKIQCGKVMNNLLRIVKALSIMCWPFMPISSQKIWEYLGYEGSIEKAGYDILSPLPVGQALKEPMPVYSKVEIPKDEVDKKDDKKPESEKIITGPFSAFRMLDLRVGHIVSVNDHPDADKLYLLKVDIGEDEPRQIVAGLKAFYSKDQMLNRKVFVVSNLKPAKLRGIMSSGMLLAADDEEIGGHSVLLLKPSSDVPVGTRINCGLQNSSATIEYKDFQKTKMVVSSVKEGIFLASKETIELPAGSPERVAAVIDGDRILPLGDGKSCVATVESEILDGAGVR
- a CDS encoding tetratricopeptide repeat protein — protein: MKPPDRYLTINHGKLTVKVPMNMFKGTTGILDEERAIPFKKVLKERYPWLTDNSLDVLIRKAKEEYIRTVDNESKGRLVAKDLESKGKNEEALAHLKKHIEADPNDADSWYALGDLLCKMGRAEEGYKAYARGRELF
- a CDS encoding TATA-box-binding protein encodes the protein MNIENVVASTSLGQELNLNAIEDALDGAEYNPQQFPGLVYRLKEPKTATLLFRSGKVVCTGAKSLDDVKVAISKVAKDLEKANIKISIEPKIEVQNIVASSDLEQEINLNTVAITLGLEKVEYEPEQFPGLVYRLDDPKVVVLLFGSGKMVCTGAKVPEDVVRAVDKIAAELRSASLMA
- a CDS encoding zinc-ribbon domain-containing protein, with protein sequence MFCPKCGKHVEKEGTKFCTECGYQLPFVSQSQYATSDESRSNPDTNAEGHQEPIQIGNSYTTQPSMDRWAERNNAPKYIAPRPISSVQVKKKSKNKTAAVLVAMLMIMTAVAIVVIDNNGSDDSSSDDSGSSTIIVGQSIGDYTVTYNGAFESEIFTYTETTYDMDDDGDEETCLMISLSESYASNYEYYVWKVYDESSTTYIAYVYTSDGWVEYMYYSSSYDYTFTAYSGSTVAKSEACLYWSGYIAGSYVISVTCYESESDYTSSTYNWSSSKGTTYSGDLRLDGDITTEYTWTYDGNSYELTVTYTYEEFEYYHNLTTTRDNSKSSSNVTNFVIVDDTISSIASQLQEKYQEIYGSDASLSGQSFANFVLAFVQCCYYYPAFNDYYAADMVVYGSDEYYAYPLETIFYGMGDCEDTSILAAAIYESCGYDVAIGLISNTYTSSGQTVTVGHAIVGVALDSYNTPSYNSSNYEILSQTVNGVTYYGGETTSDSYYALGVITKGYASSIGTYYGTILCGFYVVN
- a CDS encoding ribosome biogenesis/translation initiation ATPase RLI, which gives rise to MRIAVVLHDRCQSRKCNHECEKFCPLIRTGIECITWGERGKPIISEALCQGCGICINKCQFDAIKIIGLADELKTELIHQYGENSFRLYRLPIPKKGFITGILGPNGIGKTTAVKILSGIEIPNLGKFNNPPSKEEVLKYFAGTDLHDYLVGVYAGNTKVAMKPQYVDKLPQSVKGVVRDLLGKVQERMTLEQAADAFDLTEVLDRELDKLSGGELQRLAMAATMMKDADVYFFDEPTSYLDIYQRVKMARLIKTLATDKQVVVIEHDLAILDYLADNVSVVYGSEGAYGVFTLARQVRTAINVYLDGYLPEENIRFRDRPIEFEASPPRTDWNTANLVEFDHIRKDFGEFELDVSKGAVKIGESVGIVGPNATGKTTFVKMLAGVIEPDEGKLDTLLKVAYKPQYISNDMEGTVQDVLYANAYETVISNFFQGEVITPLGIKNLMDKDLKNLSGGELQRVAITLCLAKDADIYLFDEPSAYLDSNQRMNAAKTIRRMMEKSGRSAMIVDHDIYFLDMVSDSMMVFGGEPGHHGIGEGPFDMRIGMNKFLSAVDITFRRDTETHRPRINKPDSRLDREQKSKGEYYYA
- a CDS encoding MATE family efflux transporter, which codes for MEATETKEVNMMLGDPKKAIKYLSIPIAVTLLVQQSSSIINILWVTGLGSGPMAALGLVGPIYSVILGLGNGMAIGASAAIARNIGMHRKENAERLAMQAILLVIIIALIMTPLLLLTAEPVLRLIGAAGTIEDSMAYAVPIYLCSIVLMMSCMMSGILRGEGAAKRSMYIQVLAAVINMILDPILIYGFGMGVSGAAWATVIAFSISIIVGIYWFIAQKGTYLTMRLKDLKFSAIRMHEILVVGIPQSAELCLMSLFNIVYNLCIIAVASSGVMAIYTSVWRIMYLALIPAQAVGGAMVSACSAEFGMKRYDMIKQAFDFSTKFSLMILTILAIIVIIFAEPIASLFTYASDMQAFHGEMVNLTRILFISLPIMGMIFVGSSVLQAIGRSIVSMWSSFIRNVLLTVAFVSVTFLIGTLTGLWLVLTVVEILGGALMWYLARTAIKSLEPRDRPAVTISQ
- a CDS encoding PHP domain-containing protein, producing MKADLHVHSCYSNDGKSTPQEIVDRAIEIGLGCVAITDHNNFKAYFDVKDNGKIIIIPGEEVSSKEGHILAFGIDKEIPSGLSIQDTIDAIHEAGGYAFVAHPYRWWSGLGEKNTLQYGFDGTEARNARSVHNANRRSEKLASKIGKPISAGSDAHTPPRIGSGYAEFPDGLTTWQEVLDHMMNNRVSVDSNSRGRVGTIRYATKSIGQWMFRGFKKM